The Candidatus Synechococcus calcipolaris G9 nucleotide sequence CAAATGCTCTTTAGGTATGGGATATAGCCATTTTTGGTTAGTCTAGCGTAATCCTAGTAAGTCTGTAGATATCTACTCAAAAGTGAGTAGCTTAAAGAATAGGGCTACCTGGCAAACCTAACGCCAATGCACCGCCAGCGATCGCTGATACCCCTACCCATGAGACAACATCTAAACGCCGGGGTAGCCCCCGCAAGAAACTAATGGAAGAGAGCTAATTGAGTGACCCTGCCACATCACCAATCGGATTCCTCAACGATAAAACAACTTTGCGTAAGTCCTGGCAGGGTTGATTTACCTGGATATGTTAAATTACATGGCAGGATTCACCACGAATTAGCCTCATGGCATCATCCCCCCCTACCCATCTCAGGCGTTCCCTGGGATTTACTGGTGTTCTATCTCAATCTTTAGCTGGTATTGCCCCAACCGCAACGCCAACCATTAACATTGCGATTATTTTTACAACAGCTGGAACTGGTACTTGGCTCACCTATTTAGTTGCCACCCTTGCTGTTCTCAGCATTGCCCTTAATCTGAATGTTTTTGCCCGTTCTACTGCATCTGCCGGATCATTATCTGATTTTGTCAGTCTGGGCCTGGGGCAACGGGGTCAAACGGTCACTGCTTGGGCCTTGCTTTTAGCCTATTTATCCGCATCCGTGGCTACGCTTACCGCATGTTCTGGCTATATGCTCAGTCTTCTCACCGCGATGGCTGTGCAGGCCCCTCCCGTATTACTAGGGATTGTCATCGCCCTCGTTTGCTGTATTTTCGCCTTCCAAGAGATTCAACTGTCCACAAAACTGATGCTGATTCTCGAAACCCTTTCGGTTTTAATGATTATCTTTTTGTGTATCCGCATCCTTGTCCGGGAAGGGTTGGTGATTGATCTGTCACAATTTACCCTCAAGGGAGTCACAGCTACAGGATTTAATGAGGGTCTAATCGTTGCCATGCTCAGTTTTGCAGGTTTTGAGGCGGCCACAACTCTCGGCGAAGAAGCAAAGCATCCCTACCAGGCCATTCCTCGCATTTTGTTTCTCACCCCGGTTCTCGCAGGTGGATTTTTCATTTTTTCAGCCTATGTCATTGTTCTTGGTTTTAATTTTTATAAGATTGGGGTGGCCACCAGTGATGCTCCCTTAGACACCTTGGCTCAAGCAATGGGCATTGGCAACTTTGGGCTGCTCATCAGCGTGGGTGCTACGGTCAGTCTGTTTGGCTGTGGCCTGGCGACTCTCGTTGCGGCTAGTCGGCTGTTGTTTTCCATGATCCGTTCTCAAACCCTGCCGCAGTTTAATCATGGCGTTCAATCCGAGAACTCTCAACTCAAACAGGCCATTGTAGTTTGCGCGGTGATTGTCTTTGTTGCCGTAGTCCTATGCTTGGCTAGGTTCAAGCCCTTGGATGTCTATGACTGGTTTGGTACCTTTGGCACGTTTGGTTTTCTTATCGCTTACGGCCTCAGTTGTATTGCTGCCCCCATTTTTCTACAACGATCTAGGTCTCTCCATCGCGGGCATTTGCTGGCTAGTGCGGTTGGTTTTCTGGTGATTAGTTTTATTTTTCTGGGTTCCATTGTCCCCTTACCAACATTCCCGTTAAATCTGGCTCCCCTATTCTTTTTGATCCTCTTGGGCCTGGGAGTAACATATTCTCTCTTACACCCCAAAAATAACCGAGATTAAACAAGGACTGATAATGACCTTAGCCCGTATTCCCGTTCTTCTCGCCCCCTCCCGGCAATGAATTCTAAAATCCATTGGTCTCAGGTGCTTGGCTTGGTCGGAGTCCAGGGATCTATTACCCTCGCTTGGGTCATTTATGCTCTTTACTTACCGGATCTATTAGTAAGCTTGGGGTTTAGTAAAAGTCTTGCAGGTCTTCTCTTACTGGTTGAACATGGCTTAGAGGCAGTCATTGAGCCTATTTTTGGGCATCTCTCGGATCTCTCTCAGCGGACGCGGGGAAGTCGTTTTCCCTGGATTCGTTTAGGCGTGAGCCTCGCAGCGATTCTGTTTATTCTTTTGCCCTTAGTCACGCTGATTTTTGGCCCCGATCAGTTTGGGCGATGGCTTTTACCAGGATTGG carries:
- a CDS encoding APC family permease, translated to MASSPPTHLRRSLGFTGVLSQSLAGIAPTATPTINIAIIFTTAGTGTWLTYLVATLAVLSIALNLNVFARSTASAGSLSDFVSLGLGQRGQTVTAWALLLAYLSASVATLTACSGYMLSLLTAMAVQAPPVLLGIVIALVCCIFAFQEIQLSTKLMLILETLSVLMIIFLCIRILVREGLVIDLSQFTLKGVTATGFNEGLIVAMLSFAGFEAATTLGEEAKHPYQAIPRILFLTPVLAGGFFIFSAYVIVLGFNFYKIGVATSDAPLDTLAQAMGIGNFGLLISVGATVSLFGCGLATLVAASRLLFSMIRSQTLPQFNHGVQSENSQLKQAIVVCAVIVFVAVVLCLARFKPLDVYDWFGTFGTFGFLIAYGLSCIAAPIFLQRSRSLHRGHLLASAVGFLVISFIFLGSIVPLPTFPLNLAPLFFLILLGLGVTYSLLHPKNNRD